The following DNA comes from Buttiauxella agrestis.
TATGGCCTGGATGTTGAGCTGGTGACTTTCAACGATTACGTTCTGCCTAACGAAGCGCTGAGCAAAGGCGACATCGACGCTAACGCCTTCCAGCATAAACCATACCTGGACCAGCAGATCAAAGATCGTGGCTATAAATTGGTTGGTGTGGGTAATACCTTTGTTTACCCAATCGCTGGCTACTCTAAAAAGATCAAATCTATCGATGAGCTGCAAACTGGCGCGCAGATTGCTCTGCCAAACGACCCAACTAACCTTGGCCGTTCCCTGCTGCTGCTGCAAAAACAAGGTCTGATCAAACTGAAAGATGGTGTCGGTCTGCTGCCAACTGTTCTGGATGTGACTGAGAACCCTAAAAATCTGAAACTGGTTGAGCTGGAAGCACCACAGTTGCCACGTTCTTTGGACGATGCTCAGATTGCACTCGCTATCATCAACACTACTTACGCAAGCCAGATTGGCCTGACTCCAGCGAAAGACGGTATCTTCGTTGAAGATAAAGACTCTCCATACGTAAACCTGATCGTTTCCCGCGAAGACAACAAAGACGCTGAAAACGTGAAGAAATTCGTTCAGGCTTATCAGTCTGATGAAGTTTACGAAGCAGCAAACAAAGTCTTCAACGGCGGCGCAGTAAAAGGCTGGTAAGTTTCCATTCTTCTATTTTTGCGTAAATAATCTAAGACGGGCTTATGCCCGTCTTGTTATTTGTACGAGAGCTTGGTTCAATAATCGCGTTTTATCATTCATTGAGGAAAAATTATGCGTGCTTTACCGATCTGTTTATTAGCAGTCATGCTCAGCGGCTGTACAATGCTAAGCAGATCCCCCGTTGAACCTATCAAAAGCACTGCTACGCCGCCGAAAGCCGAGCCTGCGAAACCAAAGGTCGTTAAACCAGCACCCGTAAAAATCTATACCAATGCTGAAGAGTTGATAGGCAAACCATTCCGCGATCTCGGTGAAGTCAGTGGCGATTCATGCCAGGTTAGCAATCAGGATTCTCCTCCTAATATCCCGACAGCTCGTAAACGCTTGCAAATTAACGCATCAAAAATGAAAGCAAACGCGGTGCTGTTGCATAGTTGTGATGTGACTAGCGGCACGCCAGGTTGCTACCGTCAGGCCGTTTGTGTTGGGTCTGCGTTAAACGTATCAGCAAAATGACAGCCTTTAGTTTTGAGCAAATTGGCGTTATTCACTCTCCTTATAAAGAGAAGTTTGCCGTTCCCCGCCAACCCGGTTTAGTCACTGATGGCGGTGGCGAATTGCATTTACTGCCCC
Coding sequences within:
- the metQ gene encoding methionine ABC transporter substrate-binding lipoprotein MetQ, whose protein sequence is MSFKFKTFAAVGALIGSLALVGCGQDEKDPNHIKVGVIVGAEQQVAEVAVKVAKEKYGLDVELVTFNDYVLPNEALSKGDIDANAFQHKPYLDQQIKDRGYKLVGVGNTFVYPIAGYSKKIKSIDELQTGAQIALPNDPTNLGRSLLLLQKQGLIKLKDGVGLLPTVLDVTENPKNLKLVELEAPQLPRSLDDAQIALAIINTTYASQIGLTPAKDGIFVEDKDSPYVNLIVSREDNKDAENVKKFVQAYQSDEVYEAANKVFNGGAVKGW
- the rcsF gene encoding Rcs stress response system protein RcsF, with product MRALPICLLAVMLSGCTMLSRSPVEPIKSTATPPKAEPAKPKVVKPAPVKIYTNAEELIGKPFRDLGEVSGDSCQVSNQDSPPNIPTARKRLQINASKMKANAVLLHSCDVTSGTPGCYRQAVCVGSALNVSAK